From Passer domesticus isolate bPasDom1 chromosome 8, bPasDom1.hap1, whole genome shotgun sequence, a single genomic window includes:
- the MFSD13A gene encoding transmembrane protein 180 isoform X2, producing the protein MGLRLLACLFRLPTAVIYGSLSLFVSILHNVFLLYYVDTFVSVYKIDKLSFWIGETVFLIWNSLNDPLFGWLSDRVFLSTQQAGAEISSPEVVLKRLRALSHNGPLFAISFLAFWVSWAHPGLQFLLCLCMYDSFLTMVDLHHNALLADLAVSAKDRTSLNFYCSLFSAIGSLSVFMSYAVWNKEDFFSFRIFCVLLALCSIVGFTLSTQLLRQRFQADGKAKWDQESTLKELYIEKLSVPQEKRITLAEYLQQLSRHRNFLWFVCMNLVQVFHCHFNSNFFPLFLEHLLSDQISVSTGSFLLGVSYIAPHLNNLYFLSLCRRCGVYAVVRGLFFLKLALSVVMFLAGPDQVYLLCIFIASNRVFTEGTCKLLNLVVTDLVDEDLVLNRRKQAASALLFGMVALVTKPGQTFAPLIGTWLLCAYTGEDAPGESSGAGQGRPVSGTL; encoded by the exons ATGGGGCTGCGACTGCTGGCTTGTCTCTTCCGTTTGCCCACTGCTGTGATCTACGGCTCTCTGTCGCTCTTTGTTTCCATTTTGCACAACGTGTTCCTCCTGTACTACGTGGACACCTTCGTCTCTGTTTACAAGATTGATAAACTGTCCTTTTGGATAGGAGAG ACAGTGTTTCTGATCTGGAACAGCCTCAATGACCCTCTGTTTGGCTGGCTGAGTGATCGAGTGTTCCTTAGCACACAGCA ggctggagcagagattTCATCCCCTGAAGTAGTTTTGAAGAGACTTAGAGCACTAAGCCACAATGGCCCCCTCTTTGCCATTTCTTTCCTGGCTTTCTGGGTTTCCTGGGCTCATCCTGGTTTGCAGTTCCTCCTTTGCCTTTGCATGTACGACAGCTTTCTCACCATGGTTGACCTCCATCACAACGCCTTGCTTGCAGACCTGGCTGTTTCAGCAAAAGACAGGACTAGCCTCAACTTCTACTGCTCCCTCTTCAGTGCCATAGGCTCCCTGTCTGTCTTCATGTCCTATGCAGTGTGGAACAAGGAGGACTTCTTTTCCTTTCGCATATTTTGCGTCCTGCTGGCCCTCTGCTCCATTGTTGGTTTCACCCTGTCCACACAGCTGCTCCGCCAGCGGTTTCAGGCAGATGGGAAAGCGAAATGGGACCAGGAATCAACCCTGAAAGA GCTGTACATTGAGAAACTCTCCGTCCCCCAGGAGAAGAGGATCACCCTGGCAGAGtatctccagcagctctcccggCATCGCAACTTCCTCTGGTTTGTCTGCATGAATCTCGTCCAG GTTTTTCACTGCCATTTTAACAGCAACTTCTTCCCTCTGTTCCTGGAGCATCTGCTGTCAGACCAGATCTCTGTCTCTACTGGATCCTTCCTGCTTG GTGTTTCCTACATTGCCCCCCATCTCAACAACCTCTACTTCCTGTCTCTCTGCCGCCGCTGTGGGGTTTACGCCGTGGTGCGAGGACTTTTCTTCCTGAAGCTGGCTCTGAGTGTTGTCATGTTCCTGGCAGGACCTGATCAGGTGTATCTGCTCTGCATCTTCATTGCCAG CAACCGTGTGTTCACAGAAGGGACCTGTAAGTTACTCAACCTGGTGGTCACTGATTTGGTGGATGAGGATCTAGTCCTGAACCGTAGGAAGCaggcagcctcagccctgctctttgGGATGGTGGCTCTGGTCACCAAACCGGGCCAGACCTTCGCCCCTCTGATTGGCacctggctgctctgtgcataCACAGGTGAGGATGCTCCTGGGGAAAGCAGtggagcaggacagggcagaCCAGTATCTGGCACCTTGTGA
- the MFSD13A gene encoding transmembrane protein 180 isoform X1: protein MGLRLLACLFRLPTAVIYGSLSLFVSILHNVFLLYYVDTFVSVYKIDKLSFWIGETVFLIWNSLNDPLFGWLSDRVFLSTQQAGAEISSPEVVLKRLRALSHNGPLFAISFLAFWVSWAHPGLQFLLCLCMYDSFLTMVDLHHNALLADLAVSAKDRTSLNFYCSLFSAIGSLSVFMSYAVWNKEDFFSFRIFCVLLALCSIVGFTLSTQLLRQRFQADGKAKWDQESTLKELYIEKLSVPQEKRITLAEYLQQLSRHRNFLWFVCMNLVQVFHCHFNSNFFPLFLEHLLSDQISVSTGSFLLGVSYIAPHLNNLYFLSLCRRCGVYAVVRGLFFLKLALSVVMFLAGPDQVYLLCIFIASNRVFTEGTCKLLNLVVTDLVDEDLVLNRRKQAASALLFGMVALVTKPGQTFAPLIGTWLLCAYTGYDIFQRNPLSNVVSAQPKLESAVALEPTLRQGCFYLLVFVPIACALLQLLSWSQFSLHGKRLQVVKAQRQSLTQGQAPEVKTI, encoded by the exons ATGGGGCTGCGACTGCTGGCTTGTCTCTTCCGTTTGCCCACTGCTGTGATCTACGGCTCTCTGTCGCTCTTTGTTTCCATTTTGCACAACGTGTTCCTCCTGTACTACGTGGACACCTTCGTCTCTGTTTACAAGATTGATAAACTGTCCTTTTGGATAGGAGAG ACAGTGTTTCTGATCTGGAACAGCCTCAATGACCCTCTGTTTGGCTGGCTGAGTGATCGAGTGTTCCTTAGCACACAGCA ggctggagcagagattTCATCCCCTGAAGTAGTTTTGAAGAGACTTAGAGCACTAAGCCACAATGGCCCCCTCTTTGCCATTTCTTTCCTGGCTTTCTGGGTTTCCTGGGCTCATCCTGGTTTGCAGTTCCTCCTTTGCCTTTGCATGTACGACAGCTTTCTCACCATGGTTGACCTCCATCACAACGCCTTGCTTGCAGACCTGGCTGTTTCAGCAAAAGACAGGACTAGCCTCAACTTCTACTGCTCCCTCTTCAGTGCCATAGGCTCCCTGTCTGTCTTCATGTCCTATGCAGTGTGGAACAAGGAGGACTTCTTTTCCTTTCGCATATTTTGCGTCCTGCTGGCCCTCTGCTCCATTGTTGGTTTCACCCTGTCCACACAGCTGCTCCGCCAGCGGTTTCAGGCAGATGGGAAAGCGAAATGGGACCAGGAATCAACCCTGAAAGA GCTGTACATTGAGAAACTCTCCGTCCCCCAGGAGAAGAGGATCACCCTGGCAGAGtatctccagcagctctcccggCATCGCAACTTCCTCTGGTTTGTCTGCATGAATCTCGTCCAG GTTTTTCACTGCCATTTTAACAGCAACTTCTTCCCTCTGTTCCTGGAGCATCTGCTGTCAGACCAGATCTCTGTCTCTACTGGATCCTTCCTGCTTG GTGTTTCCTACATTGCCCCCCATCTCAACAACCTCTACTTCCTGTCTCTCTGCCGCCGCTGTGGGGTTTACGCCGTGGTGCGAGGACTTTTCTTCCTGAAGCTGGCTCTGAGTGTTGTCATGTTCCTGGCAGGACCTGATCAGGTGTATCTGCTCTGCATCTTCATTGCCAG CAACCGTGTGTTCACAGAAGGGACCTGTAAGTTACTCAACCTGGTGGTCACTGATTTGGTGGATGAGGATCTAGTCCTGAACCGTAGGAAGCaggcagcctcagccctgctctttgGGATGGTGGCTCTGGTCACCAAACCGGGCCAGACCTTCGCCCCTCTGATTGGCacctggctgctctgtgcataCACAG GCTACGACATCTTCCAGCGCAACCCCCTGAGCAACGTGGTGAGTGCCCAGCCGAAGCTGGAGtctgctgtggccttggagccaACTCTTCGCCAGGGCTGCTTTTACCTCCTGGTCTTTGTGCCCATCGCGTgcgccctgctgcagctcctcagctggtCACAGTTCAGCCTGCACGGGAAGCGGCTGCAGGTGGTGAAGGCTCAGCGGCAGAGCCTGACACAAGGCCAAGCACCAGAGGTCAAAACAATCTAA